The following proteins are encoded in a genomic region of Dokdonia donghaensis DSW-1:
- a CDS encoding DUF5916 domain-containing protein, whose amino-acid sequence MLKYVLSIAILVASLTTYAQTKEVGVKFINSPITVDGSLDEPVWNETQVATNFWQYFPTDSIQAPYQSEIRFLYTDKTLYVGIKVFSQGDDYVIPSLKRDFRAGGSDNITLMFDTFNDGNNAFLFGSNPLGIRREALVSGGGTDLRGFTTSWDTKWVGETKQYDGYYICEWAIPMSAFKFREGETRWRFNSYQFDTQDNTRNTWINIPQNQFIFNLAYMGDMVFEKPLGNSKSPISIIPYINAIAGQDRELPDDFTEVKVGGDARFTIGNSLNLDVTINPDFSQVEVDNAITNLSRFEVGLPERRQFFIENSDLFADFGDPRAANPFFSRRIGIAEDFEGNTIINNIVAGARLSGKLNNNLRVGLLNMQTQKDEINEISANNNTLIALQHRVFSRSNISAIFVNRQATGNETFVEPGEQYNRLVGLDYNLANEDNSWNGKFYLHKSFSPGIEGKDFSGGARIEYNRNNWRATSATLFVNEDFNSDLGFIPRKDIFRNFSKLERLIFPKSGAINRHIFSLNSFYVWRPELDFTLGDRTLSPQWEAEFKNTASLAVKPRARFTKLFDTFDPSRSEGLELPEGSEYSYNSIELEYNSDRRKALSYTSNATYGDYFNGEILTLRAGATLRLQPKLIIGFNARYDKINLPAPYSDNDIWLVSPRVEVTFTKNLFWNTLLQYSTLQDNFGINSRLQWRFAPLSDLFLVYNDNYFTDTNFAPRFRSINLKLTYWLYL is encoded by the coding sequence ATGCTTAAATACGTTTTATCTATCGCAATACTAGTTGCGAGCCTGACTACCTATGCACAGACTAAGGAGGTAGGTGTAAAATTTATAAATTCACCTATTACCGTAGATGGATCTCTAGACGAGCCCGTTTGGAATGAGACTCAAGTAGCAACAAATTTCTGGCAATATTTTCCAACAGATAGTATACAAGCTCCATATCAATCTGAAATAAGGTTTTTATATACAGACAAGACACTTTATGTAGGTATTAAAGTATTTTCTCAAGGAGATGACTATGTGATACCCTCCCTTAAGCGTGACTTTAGAGCTGGCGGAAGTGATAATATCACTTTAATGTTTGACACTTTTAATGATGGAAACAATGCTTTCTTATTTGGCTCAAATCCCTTAGGTATACGTCGCGAGGCTCTCGTATCTGGTGGTGGTACAGACTTAAGAGGTTTTACAACTAGCTGGGACACAAAGTGGGTGGGTGAGACTAAGCAGTATGATGGCTATTACATTTGTGAGTGGGCCATCCCTATGAGCGCTTTTAAATTTAGAGAAGGTGAGACTAGATGGCGCTTTAACAGCTACCAGTTTGACACCCAAGATAATACTAGAAACACGTGGATTAACATCCCCCAAAATCAGTTTATATTTAATCTGGCTTATATGGGAGATATGGTTTTTGAAAAACCGCTAGGTAACTCAAAAAGTCCCATATCAATTATTCCATATATAAATGCGATAGCAGGTCAAGATAGAGAACTACCAGATGATTTTACAGAAGTAAAAGTGGGTGGTGATGCTCGTTTTACTATAGGTAATAGTCTTAATTTAGACGTCACCATAAACCCAGACTTCTCACAGGTGGAGGTAGATAATGCCATCACAAATCTCTCACGTTTTGAGGTGGGGCTACCAGAGAGACGCCAGTTTTTTATAGAAAATAGTGACCTCTTTGCAGATTTTGGAGATCCTAGAGCGGCAAATCCATTTTTTTCGAGACGTATAGGTATCGCAGAAGACTTTGAGGGAAATACCATTATAAATAACATTGTAGCAGGTGCAAGGCTAAGCGGTAAATTAAATAATAACTTACGTGTGGGGCTTCTCAATATGCAAACCCAAAAAGATGAAATAAATGAGATCTCTGCAAATAATAATACTTTAATTGCCTTACAGCATAGAGTTTTTAGCCGGTCAAACATCTCTGCTATTTTTGTAAACAGACAAGCCACAGGTAATGAAACTTTTGTAGAACCTGGCGAGCAATACAACAGACTAGTAGGTCTTGATTATAATCTTGCAAATGAGGATAACAGTTGGAATGGTAAATTTTACCTACACAAATCTTTTAGCCCTGGTATAGAGGGCAAAGACTTCTCTGGGGGAGCCCGCATTGAGTATAATAGAAATAACTGGAGAGCAACCAGCGCTACCCTCTTTGTAAACGAAGACTTTAACTCAGACCTAGGTTTTATACCTCGTAAAGATATTTTTAGAAATTTTTCAAAACTTGAGCGCCTCATATTCCCCAAGTCTGGAGCGATAAATAGACATATATTCTCTCTCAACTCATTTTATGTGTGGCGACCAGAGCTAGACTTCACACTAGGTGATCGCACGCTCTCTCCACAATGGGAAGCAGAGTTTAAAAATACAGCCAGCCTTGCTGTAAAGCCACGAGCACGTTTTACTAAGCTTTTTGACACCTTTGACCCGTCACGCTCAGAAGGTTTAGAACTTCCAGAAGGCAGCGAGTATAGTTATAATAGCATCGAGCTTGAGTATAATTCAGATAGAAGAAAAGCACTTTCATATACCTCAAATGCTACCTATGGAGACTACTTTAATGGTGAGATTTTAACACTAAGAGCAGGAGCCACACTACGTTTACAACCTAAGTTAATTATAGGTTTTAACGCGCGTTATGATAAAATAAACCTTCCTGCCCCCTACTCAGATAATGACATCTGGCTCGTAAGCCCTCGTGTGGAAGTGACATTTACAAAAAACCTATTTTGGAACACCTTGCTTCAATACAGTACCTTGCAAGATAACTTTGGTATCAACTCTAGGTTGCAGTGGCGTTTTGCTCCTTTATCAGATTTATTTTTGGTTTATAATGACAACTATTTTACAGATACCAACTTTGCGCCACGCTTCAGAAGTATAAATTTAAAGCTCACTTACTGGCTCTATTTATAG
- a CDS encoding alpha/beta hydrolase, with product MQTSLKLKLLIPILCLLVQTGVFSQNYSGSSDLRITDMVYGTLLTPETPTSKLAIIIPDSGPTDRDGNQQMMRNNSLKLLAEGLAQEGVASFRYDKRVLTLLKKNALQEDKLDFTMFIDDAVAVIDYFNKQGRFKEVFIIGHGQGSLIGMVAAQQTATSGFISLTGAGQSIDQSIINQIALQMPDLKDKAARAFKILKEKGKVKDYSPALGSIFRPAVQPFMASWMQYNPSKEIAKLKIPVLIIDGTNDLQTSPEEAIKLQAALPAASLSYIEGMNHVLRITGKDNLENSKTYNNTALPIASALIDTVSAFINRE from the coding sequence ATGCAAACTTCACTAAAGCTAAAATTACTTATACCGATACTTTGTTTACTGGTACAAACTGGTGTCTTTTCTCAAAATTATAGTGGTAGTAGTGACCTTCGTATCACAGATATGGTTTATGGAACCTTGCTCACTCCAGAAACTCCCACTTCAAAACTTGCGATAATTATTCCAGACTCAGGCCCAACAGATCGCGATGGAAACCAGCAAATGATGCGCAATAACAGCTTAAAACTTCTCGCCGAAGGTCTTGCTCAAGAGGGTGTCGCTAGTTTTAGATATGACAAGAGGGTACTTACATTATTAAAGAAAAATGCGCTTCAAGAAGATAAACTGGACTTCACAATGTTTATAGATGATGCAGTAGCTGTTATAGATTACTTTAATAAACAAGGACGTTTTAAAGAAGTGTTTATCATAGGTCACGGGCAAGGGTCACTCATAGGGATGGTGGCTGCTCAACAAACAGCTACAAGTGGTTTTATATCACTCACTGGAGCGGGACAATCCATAGATCAATCTATTATTAATCAAATAGCATTGCAAATGCCAGACCTTAAAGACAAGGCGGCAAGAGCTTTTAAAATACTTAAAGAAAAAGGAAAGGTAAAAGACTACTCTCCTGCCCTAGGATCTATCTTTAGACCTGCTGTACAACCATTTATGGCAAGCTGGATGCAGTATAACCCGAGTAAAGAGATTGCAAAACTTAAGATACCTGTTCTCATTATAGATGGTACAAATGATTTACAAACTTCTCCAGAAGAAGCTATAAAACTACAAGCTGCCCTTCCAGCAGCTAGTTTATCCTACATAGAGGGGATGAATCACGTATTACGTATTACCGGAAAAGACAATCTTGAAAACTCAAAAACATATAATAATACCGCCTTACCTATTGCCTCTGCGCTTATAGACACAGTAAGTGCGTTTATAAATCGTGAGTAA
- a CDS encoding S1/P1 nuclease: MRYSLLLVFVLLFSLQATAFDWGKTGHRTTGAIAEKYLTKKTKRAIAELLDGESLALVSTYADEIKSDKKYRSFGPWHYVNVPFDSSFEQHPRSEKGDIISGIEKSIAVIKSDTATKEDKAFYLRMLVHFIGDLHQPLHNGISEDKGGNDFQVRWYNDGTNLHRVWDTQMIESYGMSYSELADNMPSLTKNQEKAIAQGTYVDWMKDSRVLVKEIYANTEKGEKLGYRYMYDYFNVLKGQLQKGGIRLATLLNEILG, from the coding sequence ATGCGTTATTCTTTACTTTTAGTTTTTGTTTTACTTTTTTCACTACAAGCCACTGCTTTTGACTGGGGAAAAACGGGTCATAGAACCACTGGTGCTATTGCTGAAAAATACTTAACTAAAAAGACAAAAAGAGCGATTGCAGAATTACTAGATGGGGAGTCTCTTGCACTGGTATCTACCTATGCAGATGAGATTAAAAGTGATAAAAAATATAGATCTTTTGGACCTTGGCACTATGTAAATGTACCTTTTGATAGTTCTTTTGAACAGCACCCTAGAAGTGAAAAGGGAGATATTATAAGCGGTATAGAGAAGAGTATAGCTGTTATAAAATCTGACACTGCTACAAAAGAAGATAAAGCATTTTACTTACGTATGCTTGTGCACTTTATAGGTGATTTACACCAGCCACTGCATAACGGAATTAGTGAAGATAAAGGCGGTAACGATTTTCAAGTACGATGGTATAATGATGGTACAAATCTGCACAGAGTATGGGACACCCAGATGATAGAAAGTTACGGGATGAGCTACTCAGAACTTGCAGATAATATGCCTAGTCTTACTAAAAATCAAGAGAAAGCAATCGCTCAGGGTACTTATGTAGACTGGATGAAGGATAGCCGCGTTCTCGTAAAAGAAATCTATGCAAATACTGAAAAAGGTGAAAAGCTAGGGTATAGATATATGTATGACTATTTTAATGTTCTTAAAGGACAATTACAAAAAGGAGGAATACGTCTGGCTACTTTACTTAATGAGATTTTAGGCTAG
- a CDS encoding AraC family transcriptional regulator gives MQQFSLQDTFLIKQFERTGKHQDTDLRSYFQIIFIEEGKGRHFVNEFIVTYTTGDVFLIAPEDKYWFEIDGTTSFCYFQFTESLFSSKMNLPDRSYWLHRIEGIIHSPNQMPGDIITNPYDKALIWHMHNVIIQEYEMGKEFYKHNISNMVSTTLSIIARNILRDIKPVKKTGNKDQHTTIESLLNYIRQHVYDTDLMKISAIADKFNMTSSGISAYFKKKTGDSLHHYILMYKIQLVKYRLINTDFTVSEIAYQLGFTDESHLTRIFKKYNGLTPKQFKKQEEARPLA, from the coding sequence ATGCAACAGTTTAGCCTACAAGACACTTTCCTTATTAAACAGTTTGAGAGAACTGGGAAGCATCAGGATACAGACCTCAGATCTTATTTTCAAATAATTTTTATTGAAGAAGGAAAAGGTCGTCATTTTGTAAACGAGTTTATAGTAACCTATACAACAGGTGATGTATTTTTAATCGCACCAGAAGATAAGTACTGGTTTGAGATAGACGGTACTACCTCGTTTTGTTATTTTCAATTTACTGAATCATTATTTTCTAGTAAAATGAACCTACCAGATAGGTCATACTGGTTACATCGCATAGAAGGTATTATACATAGTCCTAACCAGATGCCGGGAGACATTATTACAAATCCTTACGACAAGGCACTCATCTGGCATATGCACAATGTCATTATACAAGAGTATGAGATGGGTAAAGAATTTTACAAGCATAATATCTCAAATATGGTGAGTACTACACTGAGTATTATTGCTAGAAACATTCTGAGAGATATTAAACCTGTGAAGAAAACAGGCAATAAAGATCAACATACTACTATAGAGTCTTTACTTAATTATATACGGCAGCACGTATATGACACAGACCTTATGAAAATAAGTGCTATTGCAGATAAGTTTAATATGACTAGTAGTGGGATAAGCGCCTATTTTAAAAAGAAAACTGGAGACTCGTTACATCACTATATTTTAATGTATAAAATACAGCTGGTTAAGTATAGACTTATAAATACTGACTTTACAGTGTCTGAAATAGCTTATCAACTAGGCTTTACAGATGAGAGTCATCTCACGCGTATCTTTAAGAAATATAACGGTCTAACCCCAAAACAGTTTAAGAAGCAAGAAGAAGCTAGACCACTAGCCTAA
- a CDS encoding alpha-ketoglutarate-dependent dioxygenase AlkB family protein — MSLFSSEPYNLDIPDGDITYYEDFLSKEEALHFYNILYKETPWQQDDITVFGKTYAQPRLTALYGNNGKPYSYSNITMHPLEFTFALSEIKKRVEAVTGIIFSTCLLNLYRDGNDSNGWHSDNEKELGKNPAIASVSLGAPRAFKLRYKKDHSINKKLVLDSGSLLLMKGATQECWQHTVPKTAKKVMPRINLTFRIVK, encoded by the coding sequence ATGTCTTTATTTTCTAGCGAGCCATACAATCTTGATATTCCGGATGGAGATATCACTTATTATGAAGATTTTCTCTCAAAAGAAGAGGCGCTACACTTTTATAATATACTTTATAAGGAAACGCCCTGGCAACAAGATGATATTACCGTTTTTGGAAAAACCTATGCACAACCTAGGCTCACTGCGCTCTATGGTAATAATGGTAAGCCCTACTCCTACTCTAATATCACGATGCACCCGCTTGAATTTACTTTCGCTTTAAGCGAAATAAAAAAAAGAGTCGAAGCAGTCACGGGTATTATATTTTCTACTTGCTTACTTAACCTATATAGAGATGGAAATGACAGCAATGGGTGGCACTCAGATAATGAGAAAGAATTAGGCAAGAACCCTGCAATAGCATCAGTAAGCTTAGGTGCTCCCAGAGCTTTTAAACTAAGGTATAAGAAAGATCACAGTATTAATAAAAAACTTGTACTTGACTCTGGAAGTTTACTTTTAATGAAAGGCGCTACGCAAGAGTGCTGGCAGCATACAGTACCAAAAACTGCAAAAAAAGTAATGCCACGTATAAATCTAACCTTCAGGATTGTAAAATAA
- a CDS encoding MauE/DoxX family redox-associated membrane protein, which yields MIWHLYIMAAMYIIAGVMHFIKPRVYGAIMPPYIPYKKAMVFWSGVAEVVLGVGLLFDTTRVYAAWGIILMLLVFFTVHIDMITNAKHKGKFPMWLLWLRLPLQFLLMYWAYQYL from the coding sequence ATGATCTGGCATTTATATATTATGGCTGCAATGTACATCATTGCAGGTGTGATGCACTTTATAAAACCACGTGTTTACGGAGCAATAATGCCTCCTTACATACCATATAAGAAAGCAATGGTATTCTGGAGTGGTGTGGCAGAGGTTGTACTTGGTGTGGGTCTTCTTTTTGATACTACCAGAGTATATGCCGCGTGGGGTATTATTTTAATGCTCCTTGTATTTTTTACGGTTCATATAGATATGATTACTAATGCAAAGCACAAAGGTAAATTCCCAATGTGGTTACTATGGTTAAGACTACCGTTACAATTTTTACTTATGTACTGGGCTTATCAATACTTATAA
- a CDS encoding sugar nucleotide-binding protein — protein sequence MGFFIQNKYAIAFKKSKDKILILGASGFLGNALYKELYRYYNTYGTYHSGKIYSDNKHYLKFDLVNDDVYELLRQVQPSVIISALRGPFTDQLEAHELMVGYAQETGCRIIFLSSANVFDAFSNYPSYENDKTLSQSIYGKLKIRVETLLMRHLPEEQYAIVRLPMVFGVGSPRIQALKNELLLGDAIEVFPHLVMNTTTDAKLRQQIHYIINRKLSGIFHLGSTDLIHHKEFIHELVIMLDLNRKPIYKNVFTSNTDRYLAVLPRDNRLPKHLQITNETVVESSKKYI from the coding sequence TTGGGATTTTTTATACAAAATAAGTACGCTATCGCATTTAAAAAGTCAAAAGATAAGATACTCATACTGGGAGCCAGTGGCTTTTTAGGCAATGCTCTATACAAGGAATTGTACAGGTATTATAACACCTATGGCACCTATCATTCTGGTAAAATTTATAGTGATAACAAGCACTATTTAAAGTTTGACCTTGTAAATGATGATGTGTATGAGTTATTGCGACAAGTACAACCATCGGTGATTATCTCGGCGCTGCGAGGTCCATTTACAGACCAGCTAGAGGCACACGAGCTTATGGTGGGCTATGCGCAAGAGACTGGTTGCCGTATTATATTTTTATCAAGCGCAAATGTTTTTGACGCATTTTCAAACTACCCAAGTTATGAGAATGATAAAACCCTCTCACAAAGCATATACGGAAAACTAAAGATACGCGTAGAGACACTCCTTATGAGACATCTACCAGAAGAGCAATATGCCATTGTGCGATTGCCTATGGTTTTTGGGGTAGGCTCACCACGTATACAAGCTCTTAAAAATGAGCTCTTACTAGGTGATGCCATAGAGGTATTTCCGCATCTTGTGATGAACACTACCACAGATGCAAAACTACGCCAGCAGATACATTATATTATAAATAGAAAACTCTCCGGTATCTTTCATTTAGGTAGCACAGATCTCATACACCACAAGGAGTTTATACACGAGCTGGTGATAATGCTCGATCTTAATAGAAAACCTATTTATAAAAATGTATTTACTAGTAATACAGACCGCTACCTAGCAGTACTCCCTCGCGATAACCGACTACCAAAACATTTACAGATTACAAATGAAACGGTTGTTGAGAGCAGTAAGAAGTATATTTAA
- the gcvT gene encoding glycine cleavage system aminomethyltransferase GcvT — translation MKNTALTKVHEALGAKMVPFAGYNMPVSYEGVNAEHDTVRNGVGVFDVSHMGEFLVSGEKALDLLQWVCSNDVSKIKVGGAQYNCFPNATGGIVDDLIVYRIKEDQYMLVVNASNIDKDWAWIEKQNAEKGFNADLRNISEGHSLLAIQGPKAIEAMQSLTDVDLADIKFYTFEVAPFAGLENVIISATGYTGSGGFEIYCKNEEAEQLWTKVLEAGADWGIKPIGLAARDTLRLEMGYCLYGNDIDETTSPLEAGLGWVTKFTKDFVNSDALKAQKEEGLKQRLVGFELTERGIPRQGYDIVTEEGTKIGHVTSGTMGPSVDKGIGMGYVDTAFAKADSAIFIQIRKKRVPATVVKTPFYKG, via the coding sequence ATGAAAAATACAGCCTTAACAAAAGTACACGAAGCCCTTGGGGCAAAAATGGTCCCGTTTGCGGGCTATAATATGCCCGTATCATATGAGGGTGTTAATGCAGAGCACGATACCGTAAGAAACGGTGTAGGTGTTTTTGACGTGTCACATATGGGTGAATTTCTTGTTTCTGGAGAAAAGGCGCTAGACCTATTACAATGGGTATGCTCAAACGATGTTTCTAAAATAAAAGTAGGTGGTGCGCAGTACAATTGCTTCCCAAATGCTACGGGCGGTATTGTAGATGACCTCATTGTTTACCGCATAAAAGAAGATCAATATATGCTCGTTGTAAATGCGAGCAACATAGATAAAGACTGGGCTTGGATAGAAAAACAAAACGCAGAAAAGGGTTTTAATGCAGATCTTAGAAACATATCAGAAGGGCACTCGCTACTGGCTATACAAGGACCTAAAGCTATCGAGGCAATGCAAAGCCTTACAGATGTAGATCTGGCTGATATTAAATTTTACACCTTTGAGGTAGCACCTTTTGCTGGACTTGAAAACGTGATTATAAGTGCTACCGGCTATACTGGTAGTGGAGGTTTTGAAATCTATTGTAAAAATGAAGAGGCAGAGCAACTATGGACCAAGGTTCTAGAAGCTGGTGCAGACTGGGGTATAAAACCCATAGGTCTTGCGGCTCGTGATACCTTGCGCCTAGAGATGGGATACTGTTTATATGGTAACGATATAGACGAGACTACCTCGCCTCTTGAGGCTGGTTTAGGCTGGGTAACAAAATTCACAAAAGACTTTGTAAACAGCGATGCACTTAAGGCTCAAAAAGAAGAAGGATTAAAGCAACGCCTTGTAGGTTTTGAACTTACAGAGCGTGGTATACCGAGACAAGGGTATGATATCGTTACAGAAGAAGGTACAAAAATAGGCCACGTTACCTCTGGTACAATGGGCCCATCTGTAGATAAAGGTATTGGTATGGGATATGTAGATACCGCTTTCGCGAAAGCGGACTCAGCAATCTTCATACAGATACGCAAGAAAAGAGTACCTGCAACCGTTGTAAAGACTCCATTTTACAAAGGATAG